In the genome of Fructilactobacillus hinvesii, the window AATTTCATCAATAAACTGAGCGGCCTCCGCAAGCGATAAATTCATTTTCCAGTTACCACCAATAAAGGGAGTTCTCATTTTCTCTTTCTCCTCTCGTTTCATTAGTTTAATTTTAGCGGAAATCTCCCCAAATAACTAGCAATCTCTCCAAAGAAAAAAGACCGATGCTAAATTGCACCGGTCTTTTTTGGAATTAATCTTTATTTGAAACACAAGCAATTCCTGGTAAAGTCTTTCCTTCCAAGTATTCCAAGGAAGCTCCCCCACCAGTAGAGATGTGAGTTAACTTGTCAGCAACGCCGAGTTCTTTCACGGCAGCAGTTGAGTCTCCTCCACCAACGATGGTGGTAGCATCCTTCAAAGTCCCAAGGTAACGACCAATTGCGAGCGTACCTTCGGCAAAGTTTGGCATTTCAAAGACACCCATTGGTCCGTTCCAAACCACCGTCTTAGCGTCCTTTAAGACGTCTTCAAACAGTTGAATTGATTTTGGTCCAATGTCTAAGGCCATCATGCCATCCGGAATTGAACCATCCACGACTTTGGTGTTGGCATCGTTTGCAAACTTGTCAGCACAAACGGAATCCACGGGCAGCACAATCTTGTCGCCACCCTTTTTCAGAATTTCTTTGGCAACGTCAATCTTGTCTTTTTCGACTAATGAGTTTCCAACGCCAATTCCCTTAGCAGCGTAGAAAGTGTAGGTCATTCCCCCACCGATGATGATCTTATCGGCCTTATCTAAGAGGTGATCAATCACACCGATCTTATCGGAAACCTTAGCACCCCCTAAGATAGCTACGAATGGGTGTTTTGGATTATCAACCGCATTTCCTAAGAACTTGATTTCTTTTTCTAATAAGAAACCAGCGGCAACTGGCTTGCCAGCTTTTTCCATTGCCGTCGCAATTCCTACGTTAGAAGCATGGCTCCGGTGAGCAGTCCCGAAAGCATCGTTTACAAAAACGTCGCCAAGGGAAGCCCAGTATTCGCCAAGTTTAGGATCATTGCCAGATTCACGTTTAACCTGTTCGCCGTTAATGACATCTTGGTAACGAGTATTTTCAGCTAGTAGGACTTGCCCATCTTGCATGTTGTCGATGGCTTCTTCTAGTTGGGGTCCTTCGTTCACTGGAACAAAGGTTACTGGTTTCCCCAATAATTTGGATAACTTTTCTGCTACCGGACGTAATGATAATCCAGGCTTGTCATCTTCAGATTTAATCCGACCCAAGTGAGAGAACAAGATGGCTTTGCCACCGTGATCAATCACGTATTTAATGGAAGGTAAAGCGGCTACGATTCGGTTATCGTCTCCAACTACACCATCTTTAATCGGCACGTTGAAATCAACCCGCATTAAGACTTTTTTATCTTTGAGATCTAAATCATCAATGATTAATTTACTCATGCTGTGTTTCCTCCTCTTGATCCCTTGATTAGTAAAAAAGCGGGGGAGGTTTCCCCTCCTCCGCCTTTTCAATCACATACAGTTCATTGAACTAGTGGTTAAATTACATCGTAGCGAACTTAAGTAAAGTCCGAACCATGTTGCAAGTGAAACCCCATTCGTTATCGTACCAAGCGACCGTCTTAACTAATTGTAAACCATCGTTTTCAACGATTTCAGTTTGGTTAGGATCGAAAATGGAACCGTGGTCATCATCAACGATGTCTGAAGATACGATGAAGTCGTCGTTGTAACCAAAGGCTTCGTTTTCGTGGCTCTTCATAGCGTCGTTAACTTCGTCAACCGTAACGTTCTTGTCTAGAACAGTTACTAATTCAGTTAAGGAACCATCGATAGTAGCAACCCGTTGTGCGTGACCCTTCAAAGCACCATCAAGTTCTGGGATAACTAAACCAATAGCTTTAGCAGCACCAGAACTGTGAGGAATCGTGTTAACGGCAGCAGCACGGTTGTTAGCAAACTTAGCACTCCGTGGACCATCTTGCAATGCTTGAGTAGCAGTGTAAGCGTGGACAGTGGTCATAGTACCAACCTTAACACCGAAGTCTTTGTTTAACCAGTAAGCCATAGGTGCTAAACAACTAGTAGTACATGAACCAGCAGAAACGATCTTATCGTCTTGGCTCAAGACATCCAAGTTAACACCAGGAACAACAGTAGTAATGTCACCAGCAGGAGCTGAAATCAATACTCGTTTTGCACCAGCGTCCAAGTGAGCTTGTGATTTTTCTTTGGAAGTGTAGAAACCAGTACATTCAAGTACGAAGTCAACACCATCGTTCTTAACCCAAGGAATGTTCTTAGCATCACGTTCTGCGTAAACAGGAATGCGCTTACCATCAACGATGATTGCATCTTCAGTTGATTCAACTTTACCAGGGAAACGACCGTGAACAGAGTCATACTTCAATAAGTAAGCCAACATTGAAGGGGTAGTTAAGTCGTTAATTGCAGCAACTTCGATCCCTTCAGCGCCAAGTTCGTGAATCCGACGGAATGCAAGACGACCAATTCGTCCGAAACCATTAATACCAATCTTTGTAGTCATAATCGGCTTCCTCCTTCAGGAATATCTAATTTTTAATACGTAATTATATTACCACTTTTGTCAGGAAATGTCAGTGATTCCTACTCGCTGATCAAGCGGTAACCGATAATCACCGTATTAGTAGCCGGTCGCTGGCCAACTACGGTTTTTAGTATAGCAAAAGCGGCTTTGAATGCAAAATAAACCGTTTTTAAATTAGGGGTTGATTATTTGGTATGAATCGTTTAATATAATAAGAGTGTTTTGACGCGCCACTAGTGTAATGGATAGCACGTAAGATTCCGGTTCTTGAGATGGGGGTTCGATTCCCTCGTGGCGCATTTATAATAAAAAGAGAGGTTGCTTAAGCAGCCTCTCTTTTTATTTATTTTAAAAATAAGCTATTTTTTCACTAAAAAATATGACCAACCATTAAATTTTTTTGGTTCTAATATCTTCAACCATTCCTGAGTAAGGAGCTTGGTTGATTACACTTTCATCATTACTTCCTCGTTGCCGCTTAACGGTAATCGTTGAAAACTCAGAAACGACCGTTTTCGGATAAGTGGAGTACTTTTCTCGAGCCTCATGCATCTGCTCAAGATAATCATTTTGATAACAAACTGTAATTTCTGGATGTTCATCAACCCACTTGGGAAAAAAGATTTCCCCGTGCGTTTTATTTTCATTGGGCATGAAGTCCAAGGATACATCAGTTCCAGTGGGTTCCGTCCAAACCACCTTAAAAATTCCCGGAGCCAGTTCTATCAGATTAACGGTTTGATTTTTAACCCAACGTCCCCCCACGATACCACTATGGATCCGGTAATCAATTTTATTGGCATTTTTAATGTAAATTTCATACTCCCATCCATTATCATAAGTATAAATTAATTGCATTCCAATAAAATCCTGCAGAGTGATAATTTCACGATTCATCTTTAATAATTCCTTTCTAAATTATTTTACATTATAAATTTTACACTAATAAATCATTAAGAGTGGCTTAAAAAATAAAAACTTACTTTTTAAACATGATTTTTAAGCTCTTTGTTTGACCTTGATTGACCATCATTGTAAGATAAACTCACGAATTCAAAAAATTCTAATTAAATTTAAAACAGAAAGAGAGGATTCAACTATGCCATTAGTTCCAACTGTCGTTGAAAACTCACCACAAGGTGAACGCGCATATGACATCTACTCACGCTTACTGAAAGACCGGATCGTTATGCTTTCCGGAGAAATTGAAGATAACATGGCCAACGCCGTGATTGCCCAGTTACTGTTCTTGGATGCCCAAGACTCTGACAAGGACATTTATCTCTACATTAACTCTCCTGGTGGTGTGATTACTTCCGGGATGGCCATCTACGATACCATGAACTTCATCAAAGCCGACGTGCAAACGATCGTCATGGGGATGGCCGCTTCTATGGCCAGTGTTTTGGCTACGGCCGGTGCCAAAGGAAAACGGTTTGCATTACCACACGCCCAAATCATGATTCACCAACCATCTGGTGGAGCTCAAGGGCAACAAACTGAAATTGAGATTGCTGCCAAAGAAATTCTGCGGGCTCGGAAAATGATTAACGAACTCTTAGCAGAACATTCTGGTCAACCACTTTCAAAGATTAACCGTGATACAGAACGGGATAATTACTTAACCGCTCCTGAAGCAGTTGACTACGGATTGATTGACGGCATCATGAAAAATAGTTCCGATAAAAAATAACGCTTAGCAAAAAGGCAGCGAGAAAATTTTCTCGCTGCCTTTTTTGTTTACCATTTTTAGAGTTCTGCTCGTAACTTTTCGGCATAATCATTAATTTTATGAAGCCGATGATTCACTCCCGATTTAGAGATGGGCCCATTTTCCACCAGTTCCCCGAGTTCCTTTAAACTAACTTCCTGATTCTTCAACCGGGTTTCAGCTACATCCCGAAGCTTGGGCGGTAAAGCATCCAGGCCCACCCGCTCTTCAATCAGTTGAATGTTTTCAATCTGTCGGGTTGAGGCGTTGGCCACCTTATTCATATTGGCATTTTCACAGTTGACCAGTCTGTTCACAGAGTTCCGCATGTCGCGCACAATCCGAATGTCCTCAAATTTTAACATGGCATTCGTTGCCCCAATCAATTGCAAAAAGTCCGCAATTTTTTCGGCTTCTTTGAGGTAGACAATGTACCCACTCCGCCGTTTGGTCTGCTTGGCTCCCAAGTGATACTGGTTCATCATCTCGGTTAACATCTCACTGTGATCTTCGTAGAGGGAGTAGATTTCCAAGTGGTACCGTGAGGTTTGTGGATTATTAACCGATCCTCCCGCTAAAAAGGCCCCCCGAAGGTAGGAACGAACCTGCAGGTCATCTTGTAACAATTCGACCGGTACCCGTTCTAAAATCTGGTAGTGGTCCAAGATGCCAAGGTCATCCAAAATGGGCTCTACCCGTTGCTGGAGCCGGACCACGTAGAGGTTATTCTTTTTAAGTTTCATCTTTTTTCGAACCACAACGCTGGCCTTCACCTGATAAAACTGCAACAACAAACGATAGATGCGTTGCGCAATGGCCGAGTTTTCCGACTGCACTTCTAACGAGAAGTGTTGATTGGATAATGTCAGCGTTCCATTCATCCGAATCAAAGCCATCAATTCTGCTTTGGCATTGGTGCGATGCACCTCTAACCGGGTCAGTTCTTTTTTGACATCACTTGCATATGACATCGCGCGACCCTCCTAATGATTAAATTTTGGTTGGCCGAGTAACCGAATCAATTCGTTAGAAACCAATTGACCATTATGAAACGCTCCATGATCCTTGAGTTCTAAAAAATCAGATGAAATCACCCGGCAGCCCAAATCCTTGAGCCCCTGGTAGTCATGGCCCACCGGTTGGGATTCGTCTCCCCACCGTTGGTGATCAATGTAACTAGCGGGGACGGGCCGATTATTAACCAACACCGTGTTAACAAACTGTTGCCCTAATTGCCGGTCTAGCACCCGCACGTGATCGGCATCCGTAAAGTGGTCCGTCTCCCCTTTTTGGGTCATGATGTTACAGATGTACACCACTTCGGCACTGGTTTTCTTCACTGCTTGTCCGACGTTACTAACCATCAGATTCGGTAAGATACTGGTGTACAAACTCCCGGGTCCCAGCACAATTTGATCTGCATTCATGATGGCATCGATCACATCGGGAACGGCCTCTGGTTGATGATCATCGGTCGGTGACTCTACCCAGACCCGTTTTACTAACTTTTGTGCCGCAGTAATTTCGGCTTCTCCGGCCAATTGACTCCCATCGCTAAATTCAGCATGAAGCACTAGTTCTTCGTCACAAACTGGGTAAACGTGACCATCGACCTGCATCATTCGGGTTAATTCCTGCACCGCTGCAAAAAAGCCTCCCTCCATCTCTGAGAGTGCCGTAATGATTAAGTTTCCAATCGCATGCCCCGACAAAAACTTGTCAGAAGACTTAAACCGATACTGAAAAATATCCAGGTAAAGTTCCGGTAACGTTGACAAAGCTACCAACACGTTGCGAATGTCGCCTGGCGGTAACACGTTGATGTAATTTCGCAGGATTCCAGACGAACCCCCGTCATCGGCCACCGTTACGATCGCCGTAATGTCCACATCTCGTTTTTTCAGGTTGCGTAGGATCACGGGCAAACCGGTCCCTCCGCCAATCACCACCATGCGGGGGCGATCAATTCGTTTTGCAACTTTATCTACCATTGCAGTTCCTATGCTCCTTTATGTCGTTCGATGTCACGGTGGGTTACGTTAACTACATAACCCAGTTTCCGTAAATGGCTGGCGAACCGTTCGGTCATTGCAACCGACCGGTGTTGACCCCCGGTACAACCGATGGCAATCGTTTCACTAGCCTTAGAACTCTGGCGAATCCGGGGCAGTTCAAATTCCAATAAATCAAGGGCCTTAGTAAAGAATTCCTCGGCACTATCCTGCTGCATAACGTAATCATACACCGGCTGGTCTTTGCCAGTTTGGTCGCGCAACTTTGGTAAGTAATACGGGTTGGCCAAAAAACGGACGTCAAACGTCATGTCAGCATCCAACGGCAACCCGTATTTAAACCCAAATGACATTAACTCAACGTGAAAACGGGGAAAGTCACGCTGTTCAAACCGCGCAATAATTTTTGCTTTTAAATCCTGTGGCTTCAAATCAGTGGTATCAATGACCCAGCTAGCGTTAGCGCGCACTGATTTTAACAACTGCCGTTCTTTTTCAATTCCATCCACAACCCGACCGTTCCGAGCTAACGGGTGATCTCTACGACTTTCTTCGTAACGAGAGACCAACTTTTCCGTGTCAGCATCCAAAAAGAGAACTGCTTCGCGTTCATCATGCCGTTTAGCAATCTCAAGCAGAGTCTGCACTACGGCCTGGCTGGATTCCGCTGACCGCAAGTCTAAGACCACGGCTACTTGATTAATCTCACTGGAGGTTCGCAGTAATTCCGTAAACTTTCCCATTAAAGCGGTGGGCAGGTTATCCACACAAAAGTACCCCAAGTCTTCAAAAGTTTGCAGGGCCTTGGTTTTTCCCGCTCCACTCATTCCGGTTATGATTACCAACTGATCATCTGTACGCATTGTAATCTCCTCCAAACTTTGTCTAAGTATAGCATACCGGGTGTTTCATCCTAAGAAAAAAGAACCGTCAGCGACGATTCTTTCGTTAATCTGTGCTTTGGGCCTTGGTCCGGGCAGTGTCTTGAGCCAAAATTGGTTTTAAGTACTGGCCCGTGTAACTAGCAGCCACCTTCGTAATTGCCTCCGGAGTTCCGGTAGCTACCACCGTTCCCCCGGCGTCTCCACCTTCTGGACCCAAATCAATCACGTGGTCAGCTTGCTTAATTACATCCATGTTGTGCTCGATGATTAAAACGGTGTTTCCCTCATCAACCAGGGCTTGTAGGACTTGCAATAGCCGTTTCACGTCGTCCGTATGGAGGCCGGTCGTTGGTTCATCCAAAATATAGAAGTTCTTTCCGGAGGACCGTTTGTGCAATTCAGAAGCAAGCTTCATCCGTTGCGCCTCGCCTCCAGACAGCGTGGTAGCTGGTTGTCCCAACTTCACGTATCCCAGGCCAACGTCTGCAATCGTTTGTAACTTGCGGGTGATCTTTGGAATGGCCGAGAAAAAGTCGAGCGCTTCGCGGACCGTTAAGTCCAACACTTCAGCAATGTTTTTGCCCTTGTATTCTACCTGGAGGGTTTCGGCGTTATAACGTTTCCCATGGCAAACCTCGCAGGGAACGTAAACATCCGGCAGAAAATCCATTCCAATCTTCAGGATTCCGTCTCCATGACACGTTTCACAGCGACCGCCCTTGATGTTAAAACTAAAGCGTCCCTTGTGATACCCCCGTAGTTGCGCTTCATTGGTCTTAGCAAATAAGTCCCGAATATCATCAAAAACCCCCGTATAGGTGGCCGGATTACTCCGGGGAGTCCGTCCAATTGGACTTTGATCAATGTTAATTAATTTTTCAATCTGTTGGTAGCCCGTTAGCGATCGATAACGTCCTGGTTTAGCCGAATTATGGTTAAGTTTTTGGGCTAAAGCGCGCTTCAGAATATCATTCACCAGCGTTGACTTTCCTGATCCCGAAACTCCCGTCACGACGTTAAACTCTCCCAGGGGAAATTTCACCGTGATGTTTTTCAGATTATTTTCCTGAGCCCCCTTCACCGTCACGAATTTTCCGGTGCCAGAACGCCGGTGCAAGGGTACGGGAATAAACTTCTCTCCCGCTAGATATTGCCCCGTTAAAGAAGCCGGATTATGTTCCACTTCTGTCGGGGTCCCGGTGGCCATAATTTGACCTCCGTTCGCCCCTGCTCCGGGGCCCACGTCAACCAGATAGTCAGCAGATAGCATCGTCTCCTGATCGTGTTCTACCACAACTAGGGTGTTTCCAAGATCTCGCATCTGTTGTAGCGATTTAATCAAGCGAGCGTTATCGCGTTGGTGCAGCCCAATCGATGGTTCATCCAAAACGTACAGAATTCCCGATAGGTTAGATCCAATTTGAGTTGCTAACCGAATCCGTTGGGCTTCTCCACCTGAAAGGGTTCGGGCTGCCCGAGAGAGCGTCAAATAACTTAACCCCACGTTGAGCAAGAAATCCAAACGATCCCGAATCTCTTTAATCACTGGTTTAGCAATCGTTGTATCCTGTTCGCCAAGTTCTACCTTCTCAAAGAAGTGAAACTCGTCCGTAATGTTTTGCTCACAAACTTCGGCAATACTCAAGCCGTTGATTTTCACCGCCAGAGCCTTTTCGTTTAACCGCAACCCCTGACAAGCCTGACAGGTTAACTCGCGCATGTATTTACGCATTTGATCCCGGGTAAAGTCACTACTAGTGTCATGATAACGGCGTGCAATGTTATTCATCACACCTTCAAACGGAACGTCAGCATCCCGCACGCCCCCAAAGTCACTTTCGTAGTGGAAGTGAAATTCTTTTCCCTGGGAACCATGTAAAAGCAAATCTTGCTGTGCTTTGGGAAGCTGTTCAAACGGCGTATCCATATCAATCTTAAATGCAGCCGCTGCTTGCTCTAAAAGTGTTGGGTAGTACTTGGAACTAATCGGATTCCAAGGTTCAATTACCCCTTCACGGAGGGTTTTGCCTGGATCCGGAATCACAAGTTCTTCATCTACTTCTAATTTAGCTCCGAGTCCATCACACTCTGGACAAGCCCCGAGCGGCGAGTTGAATGAGAACAGGCGTGGTTCTAATTGGCCCACGGTAAACCCGCACACTGGACAGGCATAGTGTTCAGAAAATAACAGTGGTTCTCGTTTCCCCAAGAAATCCAACGTGGCATAGCCCTCACTCAAGCGTAGAGCCGTTTCTAGTGAATCAGACAAACGGGCGTTAATCCCTGGTTTCACGACGATTCGATCAATTACAATGCTAATGTCATGCCGTTGGTTCTTATTCAAATCGAGTTCATCGTTGACGTCATGCTGTTCGCCATCAACAATGATGCGGACAAATCCTTCTTTTTTAATTCGTTGTAAGACTTTCTTGTGCTGTCCCCGTTTGGAACGCACGATGGGCGATAAAATTTGTAATCTCGTTCGTTCTGGCAGTTCCAGGGTCCGATCAATCATCTGATCCACCGACTGGCTCTGAATGACCGTACCGTCGTTAGGACAAACGGGGGTTCCTACCCGGGCCCACAATAACCGCAGGTAGTCGTTAATTTCCGTAACCGTTCCCACCGTGGACCGCGGGTTTTTTGACGTTGTTTTCTGATCAATCGAAATAGCCGGACTCAGTCCCGTAATCGAATCCACGTCTGGTTTGTTCATCTGACCTAAAAACTGACGCGCGTAGGAGGATAAACTCTCTACGTACCGCCGTTGTCCTTCCGCATATAGGGTATCAAATGCTAAAGAACTCTTCCCCGAACCGGACAGTCCCGTCATTACCACCAGTTTATTCTTCGGAATATCAACGTTCACGTCCTTTAAGTTGTGTTCACGGGCACCCCGAATCTTAATCACATCATTGGCCACCAGTTCCACCTCCTTCGTTTATTAATCCATTTCTTGCTTTAACTTTTTAATTGTATCACGCAAATTTGCAGCCTGTTCAAAATCTAGCTGACGCGCGGCGGTTTGCATCTCATCACTCAGGTTTTGCAACACTTGCTGCTGCTCTTTGGTACTCATTTGTTCAAAGTCCGACTCTGCAAACGGTTTTTCCTTGTTGTAGTGGTCCGCTTCCGTTTGTTTGTAAGCCGAGATAACCTTTTCAATTGGTTTAATGATCGTGTGTGGTTCTTGGTGGTGTTCCTGATTATAAGCAATTTGCTTATCACGCCGCCGTTGGGTTTCATCCATGGCCAACTGCATCGAATCCGTCACGTGGTCTGCATACATAATTACATGACCATCTTCGTTTCGAGCGGCCCGTCCAATCGTCTGAATCAGTGAGCGTTCGTTGCGCAAGAAGCCTTCCTTATCAGCATCCAAAATGGCAACCAGGGAAACTTCTGGCACATCAATTCCCTCTCGAAGCAGATTAATCCCAATTAAAACGTCGAACTTTCCCAGTCGGAGATCCCGAATAATCCGGGTTCGTTCCAAGGTTTTAATGTCACTGTGCAGGTACTTTACTTTAACTCCCAGATCCTTTAGATAGTCGGTTAAATCCTCAGCCATCTTCTTGGTCAAGGTAGTCACAAACGTCCGTTGGTGCTTTTTAACCCGCGCGTTAATTTCTCCCAGTAAGTCATCCATCTGATCCTTAGTGGGCCGCACCTCCACTGTCGGATCCAATAGTCCCGTTGGTCGAATGATTTGTTCGACTACCTGGCTACTGTGTTCTAATTCATAATCACCAGGAGTAGCTGACATGTACACGACCTGGTGAATGTGTTTTTCAAATTCTTCAAAATTCAGAGGACGATTATCGTAGGCACTTGGCAATCGAAACCCATAGTCAATCAACTGTTTCTTCCGGGCCCGATCTCCCTTCAACATCCCGCGAACTTGCGGGACAGTCTGGTGGGATTCATCGATGAACATCAAAAAGTCCTTTGGAAAGAAATCCAGTAAGGTATACGGTGGTTCACCGGGTTTTCTGCGATCCATGTAACGGGAATAATTTTCAATTCCCGAGGTATACCCCATTTCTCGCATCATTTCGAGGTCATAGGTCGTCCGTTGCTTTAACCGCTGTGCTTCTAACAGTTTTCCAGCGTGTTCCAGTTTTCCAACCTGAGTTTCCATGTCCGCTTTGATTTCTGGAAGCGCCACGTTCATGATTTCATCGTTGGTTAAAAAGTGGGTGGCCGGGAACAAGGTGACCACGTTTGGTTCCCCAATCACTTCACCAGTTAATGTGTTGACTTCGGTAATCTTATCAATTTCATCACCAAAAAATTCGATGCGGTAGGCGTTCTGGGTTCCAGAAGCCGGAAAGACTTCCACGGTATCTCCATGAACCCGAAAACGGCCCCGATCAAAATCAATATCGTTCCGTTGAAACTGAATGTTAACCAGTTTACGCAGAAACACATCCCGTTCCATTTCATCACCAACCCGAAGCGAAACGGTGTGGTTTTGGTATTCTTCGGGATTCCCTAATCCAAAGATTGATGAAACGGAAGCCACGACAATCACATCGTTGCGGGACAACAATGCACTCGTTGCCGCGTGTCGGAGTTGGTCAATTTCGTCGTTAATCGAAGCATCCTTTTCAATGTATGTATCACTAGATGGCACGTAGGCCTCTGGTTGATAAAAATCATAGTAACTTACGAAGTACTCCACGGCATTGTGGGGGAAAAATTCCTTTAACTCGTTATACAGCTGACCCGCCAACGTTTTGTTGTGCGCTAAAACCAGCGTTGGTCGGTTTTGATCCCGAATAATGTTGGCCATCGTAAACGTTTTTCCGGTTCCGGTTGCCCCTAACAGGGTTTGTTCTTTATCGCCCGCCTGTAACCCCGCATCAATTTTAGCAATGGCCGTAGGCTGATCGCCGGTGGGTTGGTACTTAGACACCAACTCAAATTTATTTTGTGTTTTGGTAACCATGATGATCCTCTTATTCTTAATTAGTGATAAGTCGCAGATGCTAGCTATTTTAGTCAACTAGTCAGTTAATTATTATCTTAGCACACGAACATACTTTCGCCAAACAAAAAAAGAAGCGCTCTTTGAGCCCCTCTTTCCTTGGTTTATTTACTTTTAACGGATTCGACGTAATCAAAGACGGCTTGACCCGCAATGCCACCGTCACCAACTGCCGTGGTAATCTGACGCAGGCCCTTTTTCCGGACGTCCCCGACCGCAAAAATTCCTGGTACCTTAGTTTCCATCTGGTCGTTGGTAATAATCCAGCCTTGCTCATCAGTAATGCCTAACTGAGTGAAGGCTCCAGAGATTGGGAGAATTCCGACGTACACAAAGACTCCTGCCGTTGGTAATTCACTCGTTTCCCCAGTTTGGTTATTCTTGAGGGCTACCCCCGTGACCTTTTTGTCGTCACCCAGAATTTCTGTCACGTTACTGTTCCAGATAAACTCAATGTTATCGCGTGCAAAAGCCCGATCTTGCAAGATCTTTTGGGCCCGCAACTGGTCGCGTCGGTGTACAACCGTGACCTTTTTGGCAAGGTTGGCTAGATAAGTGGCCTCTTGAACGGCCGAGTCACCACCGCCGACCACGACGACGTCTTCATTCTTAAAGAAAGCTCCGTCACAAACGGCACAGTATGAAACTCCCCGACCACCGTACTGGTCTTCACCAGGAACCCCGAGCTTTCGGTATTCTGACCCCGAACCAATGATAACGGCTGATGCTTCAAATTGCTCTTCAGCGGTGTGAACGATCTTTTGGTTCCCAGCCAGTTCAATCCCGGTAACTTCTCCGTAGGCATACTCAACGCCGAACTGGGTGCTACTTTCATACATTTTTTCCGATAGATCTGGACCTAAAATGGACTTAAAGCCCGTGTAGTTTTCGATTTCTGCGGTGTTATTCATTTGCCCACCGTAAACCCCACGATCTAGCATCAAAACGGACAGTTCTGCCCGTGAAGCGTATAAAGCAGCTGTCATTCCAGCTGGTCCTGCTCCAATTACAATTACATCGTATTTTTTCGTCATTTTATTCACCTCATTGCTGATCACTTTTACTAGCATCATCCTAACACACTTACTTAAAGTTAGTAAAAGAATTAGCTTTCCGTTTCCAGTTAACCGTTTTCGGTTTGTCCTTCCCGGGTCATCAACGCATGGATGGCCGCTGGAACCGTTTCTTCCTGGTTCAACACGGCGTGAATGGCTTCCGTAATCGGCATTGAAATTCCCGTTGTCTGTGCTAAATCATAGGCTGCTTGGCTGGTGGCAATTCCTTCGATCACCATTCCCATGTTTGCAATTACATCAGCTAACGGAATTCCCTGACCGAGTTGATACCCGGCGCGATAATTCCGCGAGTTGGTACTAGTTGCCGTCACAATGACGTCCCCCA includes:
- a CDS encoding phosphoglycerate kinase, with protein sequence MSKLIIDDLDLKDKKVLMRVDFNVPIKDGVVGDDNRIVAALPSIKYVIDHGGKAILFSHLGRIKSEDDKPGLSLRPVAEKLSKLLGKPVTFVPVNEGPQLEEAIDNMQDGQVLLAENTRYQDVINGEQVKRESGNDPKLGEYWASLGDVFVNDAFGTAHRSHASNVGIATAMEKAGKPVAAGFLLEKEIKFLGNAVDNPKHPFVAILGGAKVSDKIGVIDHLLDKADKIIIGGGMTYTFYAAKGIGVGNSLVEKDKIDVAKEILKKGGDKIVLPVDSVCADKFANDANTKVVDGSIPDGMMALDIGPKSIQLFEDVLKDAKTVVWNGPMGVFEMPNFAEGTLAIGRYLGTLKDATTIVGGGDSTAAVKELGVADKLTHISTGGGASLEYLEGKTLPGIACVSNKD
- the gap gene encoding type I glyceraldehyde-3-phosphate dehydrogenase, with amino-acid sequence MTTKIGINGFGRIGRLAFRRIHELGAEGIEVAAINDLTTPSMLAYLLKYDSVHGRFPGKVESTEDAIIVDGKRIPVYAERDAKNIPWVKNDGVDFVLECTGFYTSKEKSQAHLDAGAKRVLISAPAGDITTVVPGVNLDVLSQDDKIVSAGSCTTSCLAPMAYWLNKDFGVKVGTMTTVHAYTATQALQDGPRSAKFANNRAAAVNTIPHSSGAAKAIGLVIPELDGALKGHAQRVATIDGSLTELVTVLDKNVTVDEVNDAMKSHENEAFGYNDDFIVSSDIVDDDHGSIFDPNQTEIVENDGLQLVKTVAWYDNEWGFTCNMVRTLLKFATM
- a CDS encoding phenolic acid decarboxylase; this encodes MNREIITLQDFIGMQLIYTYDNGWEYEIYIKNANKIDYRIHSGIVGGRWVKNQTVNLIELAPGIFKVVWTEPTGTDVSLDFMPNENKTHGEIFFPKWVDEHPEITVCYQNDYLEQMHEAREKYSTYPKTVVSEFSTITVKRQRGSNDESVINQAPYSGMVEDIRTKKI
- the clpP gene encoding ATP-dependent Clp endopeptidase proteolytic subunit ClpP, whose product is MKFKTEREDSTMPLVPTVVENSPQGERAYDIYSRLLKDRIVMLSGEIEDNMANAVIAQLLFLDAQDSDKDIYLYINSPGGVITSGMAIYDTMNFIKADVQTIVMGMAASMASVLATAGAKGKRFALPHAQIMIHQPSGGAQGQQTEIEIAAKEILRARKMINELLAEHSGQPLSKINRDTERDNYLTAPEAVDYGLIDGIMKNSSDKK
- the whiA gene encoding DNA-binding protein WhiA; translation: MSYASDVKKELTRLEVHRTNAKAELMALIRMNGTLTLSNQHFSLEVQSENSAIAQRIYRLLLQFYQVKASVVVRKKMKLKKNNLYVVRLQQRVEPILDDLGILDHYQILERVPVELLQDDLQVRSYLRGAFLAGGSVNNPQTSRYHLEIYSLYEDHSEMLTEMMNQYHLGAKQTKRRSGYIVYLKEAEKIADFLQLIGATNAMLKFEDIRIVRDMRNSVNRLVNCENANMNKVANASTRQIENIQLIEERVGLDALPPKLRDVAETRLKNQEVSLKELGELVENGPISKSGVNHRLHKINDYAEKLRAEL
- a CDS encoding gluconeogenesis factor YvcK family protein, whose protein sequence is MVDKVAKRIDRPRMVVIGGGTGLPVILRNLKKRDVDITAIVTVADDGGSSGILRNYINVLPPGDIRNVLVALSTLPELYLDIFQYRFKSSDKFLSGHAIGNLIITALSEMEGGFFAAVQELTRMMQVDGHVYPVCDEELVLHAEFSDGSQLAGEAEITAAQKLVKRVWVESPTDDHQPEAVPDVIDAIMNADQIVLGPGSLYTSILPNLMVSNVGQAVKKTSAEVVYICNIMTQKGETDHFTDADHVRVLDRQLGQQFVNTVLVNNRPVPASYIDHQRWGDESQPVGHDYQGLKDLGCRVISSDFLELKDHGAFHNGQLVSNELIRLLGQPKFNH
- the rapZ gene encoding RNase adapter RapZ produces the protein MRTDDQLVIITGMSGAGKTKALQTFEDLGYFCVDNLPTALMGKFTELLRTSSEINQVAVVLDLRSAESSQAVVQTLLEIAKRHDEREAVLFLDADTEKLVSRYEESRRDHPLARNGRVVDGIEKERQLLKSVRANASWVIDTTDLKPQDLKAKIIARFEQRDFPRFHVELMSFGFKYGLPLDADMTFDVRFLANPYYLPKLRDQTGKDQPVYDYVMQQDSAEEFFTKALDLLEFELPRIRQSSKASETIAIGCTGGQHRSVAMTERFASHLRKLGYVVNVTHRDIERHKGA